In Patagioenas fasciata isolate bPatFas1 chromosome 11, bPatFas1.hap1, whole genome shotgun sequence, the following proteins share a genomic window:
- the C1GALT1C1 gene encoding C1GALT1-specific chaperone 1, which yields MMSESSSFVKGVVLGGVFCMLVTLLGHIKVGHGTKAHHHEHHHIQAPNKEDVLNLSEAERMELSKSIRVYCIILVKPKALGHWAAVRETWSKHCDKAEFYSSEDVRVFDSVALNTNDMWAMMRKAYKITYERYKDEFNWFFLAYPTTFAIIENLKYFLLKKDPSQPFYIGHTVKSGDLEYVDGEGGIVLSIESLRRLSRVLEDPDKCPEQGGMIWKLAEDKQLAICLKYTGAFAENAEDSEGKDVFNTKAVSTLIKEAMATHPQQVVDGCCSDSAITFSGLAANHMHVMMYGVYRLRPYGHTYSDALVFLPPAGSDND from the coding sequence ATGATGTCTGAAAGCAGCTCCTTTGTGAAGGGGGTGGTGCTTGGAGGAGTCTTCTGCATGTTGGTTACACTCCTAGGACACATCAAGGTGGGTCACGGGACTAAAGCGCATCACCATGAGCACCATCACATCCAGGCTCCCAACAAAGAAGATGTCTTGAACCTTTCAGAAGCTGAACGTATGGAACTTAGTAAAAGTATCCGCGTTTATTGTATCATCCTGGTGAAACCAAAAGCTCTAGGGCACTGGGCAGCAGTGAGAGAGACGTGGAGCAAGCACTGTGACAAGGCAGAATTCTACAGCTCTGAAGATGTCAGAGTGTTTGATTCTGTAGCCCTCAACACAAATGATATGTGGGCGATGATGAGAAAAGCTTACAAGATAACATATGAACGTTATAAAGATGAATTCAACTGGTTCTTCCTTGCGTATCCAACAACATTTGCTATTATTGAAAATCTCAAGTATTTCTTACTGAAAAAAGACCCCTCGCAGCCTTTTTATATAGGCCATACTGTGAAATCTGGTGACCTTGAGTACGTAGATGGCGAGGGAGGAATCGTCTTAAGCATTGAGTCACTGAGACGACTCTCCCGTGTACTTGAAGACCCTGACAAGTGTCCAGAGCAGGGAGGTATGATTTGGAAACTCGCTGAGGATAAACAGCTAGCAATCTGCCTGAAGTATACCGGAGCGTTTGCTGAAAACGCAGAGGATTCAGAAGGAAAAGATGTCTTTAACACTAAAGCGGTCAGCACTCTCATTAAGGAAGCAATGGCCACGCACCCACAGCAGGTGGTGGACGGCTGCTGCTCTGACTCGGCCATCACGTTCAGCGGGCTGGCGGCCAACCACATGCACGTCATGATGTACGGCGTGTACCGGCTGAGGCCCTATGGCCACACGTACAGCGACGCGCTCGTCTTCTTGCCGCCTGCAGGCTCAGACAATGACTGA